From the Perca flavescens isolate YP-PL-M2 chromosome 21, PFLA_1.0, whole genome shotgun sequence genome, one window contains:
- the snx11 gene encoding sorting nexin-11: MISNQEEDEFVAVRVQDPRIQNEGSWNSYVDYKIFLHTNSKAFTAKTSCVRRRYSEFVWLRKKLQKNAGLVPVPELPGKSFFSFNNEDFLERRRKGLQAFLDNVVNMTVCLSDSQLHLFLQTQLPVGHILDCVQGHTPYSVTDAILTYASSNRGFAQAQEDDSIKEPSLTISYESMESPAPHQPCLQPRESFSPELLSCNDSDPLEGLLEVCDEDTVELQNKEKSSVRVLQKNNHLEAVVVDPGPTEVTFFLGESQDVAESLSPAEQIQQRCCQIQTPVEVHSPMGPDFEENKMDSLFEGCSAREESVTLDTEEETVPHPDTEKKADQWESSVEAKTEKVLENHVTSEVSAINVFETTEVHVEDVSCPEGFKNSDEHKEPDNEKSDESESKEETPLQSEIHEDTHNVHSVPEVQRSGDDTVQPMDQVEQEEDLVRTKEDSDEDSHSISNESIVKVSDEESICEEAEDSIQAAIGYMKTSPEEVTHWSHVDPSSRNILDLHMNGCPVEKEDISVRENEDLQYISNKSDLNHFLDLNSPVTGVDLTENSDFSILESSCTPGLAHSKCMEQEALSSLSFDASEETHEVEVHYLDS; encoded by the exons ACCAACAGTAAAGCCTTCACAGCCAAGACGTCGTGCGTGCGTCGGCGTTACAGTGAGTTCGTCTGGCTCAGGAAGAAGCTTCAGAAGAACGCTGGTTTGGT GCCAGTCCCAGAGCTTCCAGGAAAGTCCTTCTTCTCCTTCAACAATGAGGACTTCCTGGAGAGAAGAAGGAAAGGACTTCAGGCCTTTTTGGACAA TGTGGTGAACATGACAGTATGCCTGTCAGACAGCCAGCTCCACCTCTTCCTGCAGACTCAGCTGCCAGTCGGTCACATCCTGGACTGTGTGCAGGGCCACACTCCCTACTCCGTGACGGACGCCATCCTCACCTACGCCTCGTCCAATCGGGGCTTCGCTCAGGCTCAAGAGGACGATTCCATCAAGGAGCCAAGTTTGACTATTTCTTATGAGTCCATGGAGAG TCCAGCTCCTCATCAACCTTGCCTACAACCTAGAGAGAGCTTCAGCCCTGAGCTTTTGTCCTGTAATGACTCGGACCCTCTTGAAGGTTTGCTGGAGGTCTGCGATGAGGACACAGTTGAGTTACAGAACAAGGAGAAATCCTCAGTAAGGGTCCTCCAGAAAAACAATCATCTAGAGGCCGTTGTTGTGGACCCTGGCCCGACAGAGGTGACTTTTTTTCTGGGTGAAAGCCAAGATGTTGCTGAGAGTCTCAGCCCTGCAGAACAGATCCAGCAAAGATGCTGTCAGATACAAACACCAGTGGAGGTGCACTCGCCCATGGGGCCTGACTTCGAAGAGAACAAGATGGACAGCTTGTTTGAGGGGTGTTCAGCAAGAGAGGAGAGCGTTACATTAGAtacagaagaagaaactgtTCCTCATccagacacagagaaaaaagCTGATCAGTGGGAAAGTTCAGTGGAGGCAAAGACGGAAAAGGTTTTAGAAAATCATGTAACCTCTGAAGTTAGTGCTATCAACGTGTTTGAGACCACCGAGGTTCATGTTGAAGATGTCAGCTGTCCGGAGGGGTTTAAGAACTCAGACGAACACAAAGAGCCAGAcaacgaaaaaagtgatgaatctGAGAGCAAAGAGGAGACGCCACTTCAGTCAGAAATCCATGAAGACACCCACAATGTGCACAGTGTCCCAGAGGTGCAACGCAGTGGCGATGACACTGTTCAACCAATGGACCAAGTCGAACAGGAAGAGGATCTGGTTAGGACCAAAGAGGACAGTGACGAGGACAGCCACTCAATTTCCAATGAGAGCATCGTCAAAGTCAGCGATGAAGAAAGCATTTGTGAAGAGGCCGAGGACTCAATCCAGGCTGCAATTGGCTACATGAAGACGTCTCCTGAGGAGGTCACTCACTGGTCACATGTAGATCCCTCCAGTAGAAACATTTTGGACCTACACATGAATGGATGCCCTGTGGAAAAAGAGGACATTTCAGTCAGGGAGAACGAGGACCTGCAATACATTAGCAACAAGAGTGACTTGAATCATTTTCTGGATTTGAACTCACCTGTAACTGGTGTAGATTTGACTGAAAATAGTGACTTCAGCATCTTAGAGAGCAGCTGCACGCCTGGATTAGCTCATAGTAAATGTATGGAGCAGGAAGCCTTGTCCTCGCTGTCTTTTGACGCCTCAGAGGAGACTCACGAGGTGGAGGTGCATTACTTAGACAGCTGA